A region of Salinibacter sp. 10B DNA encodes the following proteins:
- a CDS encoding UvrD-helicase domain-containing protein yields the protein MTKNADRPDLNPDQRAAVTASMEPQLVVAGPGTGKTRVLVCRAAHLIEHAGLTPSHLVLITFTRRAAAQLTRRLAALVGPEAQHVRAGTIHHFCYETLRAFPDRGDVPEDFVVVDDSVTDAFWQRWYEENEQWCERNYLGSYRQVKTRISRIKLGIDTVSGRLNEGLHAYNEMLADRGALDFDDLLVNTRDLLREHDAVRAALVEETDAILVDEFQDTDPVQFDVVRRLGTEGVHLFCVADDDQSIYRFRGARPQNVHRFIDQFDCREENGTLHILTTNYRSDHSIFSVAEAVLDGEERLKRRGEIHTQADGTAPVRLVACDDREHERLFALRQIQEWIEDGAHRGEIAVLTRWNRRLAALERDVLRAGIACETSSAENLLDTPPARALHALLRVIDARRRDRPVEAPMNELLDQLLPDEVMARLRDFARRQMPDHSDWTVFQTVVSNQKARHAAGLDQANDRLDRVYATIRNLLPMTRNDDRTIGGFVTDALRQIGGPLQLLSQHTASLTDPTELPSIREAGEVLSQWATAQHSSPPPRLLLHHRTPQITRLWRQLVRRALNLESDPPAPLPEAQEALFARPAEDGIPPLGPQDIVLTTDLEAFLRWADRTDALPDPNTPPQVLLLAPDASLPAEQNTLLGFDPSDISVVDPEQTFHSPSVRLFKCLQAATGPSAAEPLFPEYVMVDLEATSTDPRQCRVAEIGALKVRNGTIVDEFSALVELPDDLTEDERETLREVCDLDPGTDFADARPEAEVWADLCDFVGTAPLVAHNGQRYDFRVLRRLDAEHAADARWTTTYDLLPAAHELFPDLRRYSAAALRAQLLDDTTSTAHRALDDCKDQQRLLTHFQQERARQHRIQAHESLLPLLAAALTYEEPSPDALSPDAEALLQVGYVWALRDASPAGPDLRSMLPRALTDRLRQHLLYTLIKEETIPTADSGLQPGLARRLNALFSPYADRPLLSDALEELLTHLALWGDNDTATGDDVVTLSTYHSAKGLEFERVVCMDVHDNAFPPYFARDPEERRESRRLLYVGMTRAERHLVLTYPKQERGYTRRPSPFLDAAPDALLETTTQTDATPPH from the coding sequence ATGACGAAAAACGCCGACCGGCCCGACCTCAACCCCGACCAACGAGCTGCCGTGACGGCCTCGATGGAACCGCAACTCGTGGTCGCCGGGCCGGGCACCGGAAAAACCCGCGTGCTCGTGTGCCGAGCGGCCCACCTCATTGAGCACGCCGGACTGACGCCGTCGCACCTCGTCCTCATCACCTTCACGCGCCGGGCCGCCGCCCAGCTCACCCGCCGTCTCGCCGCCCTCGTCGGCCCCGAGGCGCAGCATGTGCGTGCCGGCACCATCCACCACTTCTGCTACGAAACGCTCCGCGCCTTTCCCGATCGGGGCGACGTCCCGGAGGACTTCGTCGTGGTGGACGACTCGGTCACCGACGCCTTCTGGCAGCGGTGGTACGAGGAGAATGAGCAGTGGTGCGAGCGCAACTATCTGGGCAGTTACCGGCAGGTCAAAACACGCATCAGTCGCATCAAGCTCGGCATCGACACGGTGTCCGGGCGTCTGAACGAGGGCCTGCACGCCTACAACGAGATGCTGGCCGACCGCGGGGCGCTCGACTTCGACGACCTGCTCGTGAACACGCGCGACCTGCTTCGTGAGCACGATGCCGTGCGGGCGGCTTTGGTGGAAGAGACCGACGCGATTCTCGTGGACGAGTTTCAGGATACCGATCCCGTGCAGTTCGACGTGGTGCGGCGCCTGGGCACGGAGGGCGTTCACCTCTTCTGCGTCGCCGACGACGACCAGTCCATCTACCGCTTCCGCGGGGCACGCCCCCAAAACGTGCATCGCTTCATCGACCAGTTCGACTGCCGGGAAGAGAACGGCACCTTACACATTCTCACCACCAACTACCGCTCGGACCATTCCATCTTTTCGGTAGCCGAGGCCGTGCTCGACGGCGAGGAGCGCCTGAAACGACGGGGCGAGATCCACACGCAGGCCGACGGCACGGCCCCGGTGCGCCTCGTGGCCTGCGACGATAGAGAGCACGAGCGGCTCTTTGCCCTGCGGCAGATTCAGGAGTGGATCGAGGACGGAGCCCATCGGGGCGAAATCGCTGTTCTCACGCGCTGGAACCGACGCCTGGCGGCCCTGGAGCGGGACGTGCTGCGGGCCGGCATTGCCTGCGAAACGAGCAGTGCCGAAAATCTGCTCGATACCCCTCCGGCCCGGGCCCTTCATGCCCTGCTCCGCGTGATCGACGCCCGCCGCCGCGACCGTCCCGTCGAGGCGCCGATGAATGAATTGCTCGACCAGCTGCTGCCGGACGAGGTTATGGCCCGCCTCCGCGACTTTGCGCGCCGCCAGATGCCCGATCACAGTGACTGGACCGTCTTCCAGACCGTCGTCTCCAACCAAAAGGCCCGTCACGCGGCCGGACTCGACCAGGCCAACGATCGGCTCGACCGCGTCTACGCCACCATTCGCAACCTCCTCCCCATGACCCGGAACGACGATCGGACCATTGGCGGATTCGTGACGGACGCCCTGCGCCAAATCGGCGGCCCCCTCCAGTTGCTCTCCCAACATACAGCGTCCCTCACCGACCCGACGGAGCTGCCCTCGATTCGAGAGGCTGGAGAGGTGCTCTCGCAGTGGGCAACGGCTCAGCACTCCTCGCCCCCTCCCCGCCTTCTCTTGCACCACCGGACGCCGCAGATCACCCGGCTCTGGCGTCAACTCGTGCGACGGGCGCTCAACCTGGAGTCCGATCCGCCCGCGCCGCTGCCCGAAGCACAGGAGGCCCTCTTCGCGAGACCCGCAGAGGATGGCATTCCCCCGCTGGGGCCGCAGGACATCGTTCTCACAACGGACCTGGAGGCGTTCCTCCGCTGGGCCGACCGTACCGACGCCCTCCCCGACCCGAATACGCCGCCCCAGGTTCTGCTGCTCGCCCCCGACGCATCGCTGCCAGCGGAGCAGAATACCTTGCTCGGCTTCGATCCGAGCGACATTTCCGTGGTGGATCCGGAGCAGACGTTTCACAGTCCATCGGTCCGGCTCTTCAAATGCCTGCAGGCCGCCACGGGACCGTCCGCCGCCGAGCCGCTCTTTCCCGAGTACGTTATGGTTGATCTGGAGGCCACCAGCACCGATCCCCGCCAGTGCCGCGTAGCCGAGATCGGGGCGCTGAAGGTGCGTAACGGAACGATCGTGGACGAATTTTCCGCCCTGGTTGAGTTGCCCGACGACCTGACCGAGGACGAGCGCGAGACGCTGCGGGAGGTGTGTGACCTCGACCCGGGCACCGATTTTGCAGACGCGCGCCCGGAGGCGGAGGTGTGGGCCGATCTCTGCGACTTCGTCGGGACCGCGCCGCTCGTGGCCCACAACGGCCAGCGGTACGACTTCCGTGTCCTGCGCCGCCTCGACGCCGAGCACGCCGCCGACGCCCGCTGGACCACGACCTACGACCTCCTGCCCGCCGCGCACGAGCTCTTCCCCGACCTCCGCCGCTACAGCGCCGCAGCCCTTCGGGCCCAGTTGTTGGACGACACAACCTCGACCGCCCACCGCGCCCTCGATGATTGCAAGGATCAACAGCGCCTGCTGACCCACTTTCAACAAGAGCGTGCCCGCCAGCATCGCATCCAGGCCCACGAGTCGCTGCTGCCACTGCTTGCGGCGGCCCTCACCTACGAAGAGCCGTCGCCCGACGCCCTGTCGCCGGACGCTGAGGCATTGCTCCAGGTCGGCTACGTGTGGGCCCTCCGCGACGCATCGCCCGCCGGCCCCGACCTGCGCTCCATGCTCCCCCGCGCTCTCACCGACCGGCTTCGACAACACCTGCTCTACACCCTCATCAAGGAAGAGACCATTCCCACGGCCGACAGTGGACTGCAACCGGGCCTCGCTCGCCGCCTCAACGCTCTGTTTTCTCCGTATGCCGACCGCCCGCTCCTAAGCGACGCGCTGGAGGAGTTGCTGACGCACCTCGCGCTCTGGGGCGATAATGACACCGCGACGGGCGACGACGTGGTCACCCTTTCGACCTATCACAGCGCAAAAGGACTTGAATTTGAGCGCGTGGTGTGCATGGACGTGCACGACAATGCCTTTCCCCCGTACTTTGCCCGCGATCCTGAGGAGCGCCGGGAAAGCCGACGCCTCCTCTACGTGGGCATGACGCGCGCCGAGCGCCACCTCGTGCTTACCTATCCGAAGCAGGAACGCGGCTACACCCGCCGCCCCTCTCCCTTCCTGGATGCCGCCCCGGATGCCCTGCTGGAAACGACAACCCAAACCGATGCCACCCCTCCACACTAA
- a CDS encoding protein-L-isoaspartate(D-aspartate) O-methyltransferase: MLVLLLASLLLTVPPDTSWKHQRLRTQMVEQQIEARGISDPDVLDAMRSVPRHRFAPNHPPELAYADRPLPIGHEQTISQPYIVARMTELAAPDSTDRALEIGTGSGYQAAVLAEIVDSVYTIEILPELATTATKRLQNLGYDNVVVRNADGFKGWPERAPFDLIIVTAAPETIPPPLIRQLAEGGRMIIPVGPTGRTQRLTLVTKANGEISTRELAPVRFVPFLRNNKN; encoded by the coding sequence ATGCTCGTCCTCCTCCTTGCCTCCCTCCTTCTGACCGTCCCGCCGGACACGAGCTGGAAGCACCAGCGGCTCCGCACCCAAATGGTGGAGCAGCAAATCGAAGCACGAGGCATCTCCGATCCTGACGTGCTCGACGCCATGCGCTCGGTGCCGCGCCACCGCTTCGCCCCCAATCATCCCCCGGAACTGGCGTACGCGGACCGGCCCCTCCCCATCGGCCACGAGCAGACGATCTCGCAGCCGTACATCGTGGCGCGCATGACGGAACTGGCAGCTCCCGACTCAACGGATCGCGCCCTAGAGATCGGCACCGGCTCCGGCTATCAGGCCGCGGTGCTGGCCGAGATCGTCGACTCGGTCTACACCATCGAAATCCTCCCGGAACTGGCGACGACCGCCACGAAGCGACTCCAGAATTTGGGCTACGACAACGTCGTCGTCCGAAATGCCGACGGCTTCAAGGGCTGGCCCGAGCGTGCCCCCTTCGACCTCATCATCGTGACGGCGGCCCCGGAGACGATTCCGCCCCCACTCATCCGACAACTCGCCGAGGGCGGCCGCATGATCATTCCGGTGGGCCCGACCGGCCGTACGCAGCGCCTCACCCTGGTCACGAAAGCGAACGGCGAGATTTCGACCCGCGAACTCGCCCCCGTCCGCTTCGTCCCCTTCCTCCGCAACAACAAAAACTGA
- a CDS encoding OsmC family protein translates to MVQIDTKYLGDLLCKAEHTPSGVTLTTDAPTDNHGQGRSFSPTDLVATALGSCIATILGIQADKHDFDLDGIEISVEKEMASNPRRIDSLKTEVTMPAPLDDQTRERLERAARHCPVDESLHPDIDVPITFHWPEDSSTR, encoded by the coding sequence ATGGTCCAGATTGACACCAAGTATCTCGGCGATCTCCTTTGCAAAGCGGAGCACACTCCTTCTGGGGTGACGCTTACCACCGACGCGCCTACCGACAACCACGGGCAGGGCCGCTCCTTTTCGCCCACCGACCTCGTGGCCACAGCACTCGGGAGCTGTATCGCGACGATTCTGGGCATCCAGGCTGATAAACACGACTTCGACCTGGACGGCATCGAGATCTCGGTGGAGAAGGAAATGGCCTCCAACCCGCGTCGCATCGACTCCCTGAAAACGGAGGTGACGATGCCGGCTCCCCTCGACGATCAAACCCGCGAGCGCCTGGAGCGCGCCGCCCGCCACTGCCCGGTGGACGAGAGCTTGCATCCCGACATTGACGTCCCGATCACATTCCACTGGCCGGAAGACTCCTCGACGCGATAG
- a CDS encoding carboxymuconolactone decarboxylase family protein produces MTDAVPPLSESASDDETESPRLAPIEDPSAWKTQLTYMLARWQQGTVITPLKVVWARMPEGLRLAYEMNKLEGRLTLTPTLRLLVKELVATINGCAFCQDIAQADAQAEDVSSEKWDALLEYESHPAFDAAERAALTYAEEVTRTVDAEDDTFNALRAHFDEREVVELTWLVALENYYNLLNRPLGIGSDNLCELSNGTE; encoded by the coding sequence ATGACCGACGCAGTACCGCCGCTTTCCGAATCCGCATCCGACGACGAGACCGAATCGCCCCGCCTCGCCCCTATTGAGGACCCGTCCGCGTGGAAAACCCAACTCACCTACATGCTCGCGCGCTGGCAGCAGGGCACCGTCATCACGCCGCTGAAGGTCGTGTGGGCCCGTATGCCCGAGGGACTGCGCCTCGCCTACGAGATGAACAAACTGGAAGGCCGGCTTACGCTCACCCCGACGCTCCGCCTTCTCGTGAAGGAACTCGTCGCCACCATCAACGGCTGCGCCTTCTGCCAGGACATCGCGCAGGCCGATGCGCAGGCGGAAGACGTGTCGTCCGAGAAATGGGACGCGCTCCTGGAGTACGAGTCGCATCCGGCCTTCGACGCGGCCGAGCGGGCCGCCCTAACGTACGCGGAAGAGGTGACGCGCACCGTGGATGCAGAGGACGATACGTTCAATGCACTTCGCGCACACTTCGACGAGCGTGAAGTCGTGGAACTCACGTGGCTGGTGGCGCTGGAAAACTACTACAACCTCCTCAACCGCCCCCTCGGCATCGGCTCGGACAATCTGTGCGAGCTGTCCAACGGAACCGAATGA
- a CDS encoding endonuclease/exonuclease/phosphatase family protein, giving the protein MKRTLFVLVSGTMLLVCLGLFFLWADAGPRPEADLTQRTSYPTPLPPSTQDTFTVATYNLGHLAEGGDSPPSVLQRVEALLRQTNADFIGLQEVDFGRSSSVLDSMALQLGMKGTVSAVRWNDRYSPYAPRLGSIVSGQTVWSRFPIRQHVRTRMTDSSQAFWERWLRPDPVVHTTVVDIGGWPLFIMNINLDAPTVATREQHAREVNRLYLRLARLGMPVLIVGSIDGPMSSASALASNSEPTSSDNDTVELLLRGTSLQPAFFAEGARVTGQSVATHPADTPRRKVDYIFYRPGRIAPTDANIRCGASPPPSDHCAVTLSFLLPRPLDRLPDTRIPDAQLPSLDSLLHAPLDE; this is encoded by the coding sequence ATGAAGCGCACTCTCTTCGTCCTTGTCTCGGGAACGATGCTTCTTGTCTGTCTCGGTCTGTTTTTTCTGTGGGCAGACGCCGGCCCCCGCCCCGAGGCCGACCTTACTCAGCGTACGAGCTACCCTACGCCCCTGCCCCCGTCGACCCAAGACACTTTCACGGTGGCCACCTACAATCTCGGCCACCTGGCGGAAGGCGGCGATTCGCCCCCGTCCGTCCTGCAGCGCGTCGAGGCCCTTCTCCGCCAGACGAACGCCGATTTTATCGGCCTTCAGGAGGTCGATTTCGGGCGGTCCTCCTCTGTGCTTGACTCGATGGCGCTGCAACTTGGAATGAAGGGCACCGTGAGTGCGGTGCGGTGGAACGACCGGTACAGTCCCTACGCGCCGAGACTGGGGTCCATTGTGTCTGGCCAGACAGTCTGGAGCCGATTTCCGATTCGGCAACATGTTCGGACCCGCATGACAGATTCCTCTCAGGCCTTCTGGGAACGATGGCTCCGGCCCGACCCGGTCGTACACACCACCGTCGTCGACATTGGCGGATGGCCGCTGTTCATTATGAACATCAACTTGGACGCTCCCACCGTGGCCACCCGTGAGCAGCACGCCCGCGAGGTGAACCGATTATACCTGCGACTTGCCCGCCTGGGGATGCCGGTTCTCATTGTCGGAAGCATCGACGGCCCGATGTCCTCCGCTTCGGCCCTCGCCTCCAACAGCGAGCCAACCTCCTCGGACAATGACACGGTCGAGCTTCTGCTGCGGGGGACGAGCCTGCAGCCGGCCTTTTTCGCAGAGGGGGCCCGCGTGACGGGCCAGTCCGTCGCCACCCACCCAGCCGACACGCCCCGCCGGAAGGTCGACTACATCTTCTATCGGCCGGGACGCATTGCCCCCACGGACGCAAACATCCGGTGTGGGGCATCTCCTCCGCCGTCCGACCACTGTGCCGTCACCCTCTCGTTTCTTCTCCCTCGTCCCCTCGATCGCCTCCCCGATACTCGGATTCCGGATGCCCAGCTGCCCTCACTCGACAGTCTTTTGCACGCTCCTCTCGACGAATAA
- a CDS encoding RagB/SusD family nutrient uptake outer membrane protein — MNIASFHTSRWGRLTALLTILALPFAFTACDSQLEQETFGQIQKGNFPTNASEFRSSAAATYAPLRNLQFSPFNLVEHTSDEVMVPTRGGDWADGGQWRRLTQHEWSATHPDLNPTWGNLQTGVSRTNSLLSTVNAAAESGNLTEEQATKFKAEMRFLRAYYYYWLMDVWGGVPIVVEEGNEQYDFISQNNVSTENRPPHNTRKEVYDFLLQELVGASSGEISVDDVNNPSENSVIANLDAKGDIEYGRATRGAGYGLLARLLLNSEVYGVAVGGPNNQDISVLGTGPELYEQAAAAADQVLNSPNYDLAEDYFAPFAADNAGNDEIIFAATYNAKSGQGFQKEQAMLHYNQPWKAGPWNGFTTIADFYNSYDNVPNNDVRQDQFMTGLQYEGPNQGCAGDDCFSNPNSADLDGDGNNIVEARNSSDQINFTPKIPSIILEGDTKALEQPGARPMKFELDPNASASNMGNDFPLIRLAEMYLIKAEALTAANGTPTPAAMDAFNMVRTRTGADKLSGSPSEQEMYQLILQERGFEFHFEMLRRQDQIRYEFAHGGTRVDEPYAPSFTGPWRFKEPSDNYRALFPIPEAQISVNPKLEQNPEY; from the coding sequence ATGAATATTGCTTCTTTCCATACCAGCCGGTGGGGACGCCTCACGGCCCTCCTCACCATCCTCGCCCTTCCGTTTGCGTTTACGGCGTGTGACTCACAGCTCGAGCAGGAGACCTTCGGGCAGATTCAAAAGGGGAATTTCCCGACCAACGCAAGTGAGTTCCGCTCCTCCGCCGCGGCAACGTATGCCCCTCTTCGGAACCTTCAGTTTTCCCCCTTCAACCTTGTAGAGCATACCTCGGACGAGGTAATGGTGCCTACTCGGGGCGGGGACTGGGCCGATGGGGGACAGTGGCGTCGGCTCACGCAGCACGAGTGGAGTGCCACCCACCCGGACCTGAACCCGACCTGGGGCAACCTCCAGACGGGCGTGTCTCGAACCAACAGCCTGCTCTCAACGGTGAATGCGGCCGCCGAGTCCGGAAACCTGACGGAGGAGCAGGCCACGAAATTCAAGGCTGAGATGCGCTTTCTCCGGGCCTATTACTACTACTGGCTCATGGACGTCTGGGGCGGTGTGCCCATTGTGGTGGAAGAAGGAAACGAACAGTACGACTTCATCAGTCAGAACAACGTTTCAACCGAAAATCGTCCTCCTCACAATACCCGAAAGGAGGTGTACGACTTCCTCCTGCAGGAACTGGTCGGGGCTTCCTCCGGGGAGATTTCCGTGGATGACGTGAACAACCCAAGTGAGAATTCCGTCATCGCAAACCTGGATGCGAAGGGGGATATCGAGTACGGTCGTGCGACCCGAGGCGCCGGGTACGGGCTCCTTGCCCGCCTGCTCCTCAACTCTGAGGTGTACGGCGTTGCGGTGGGCGGTCCCAACAATCAGGACATCAGTGTGCTGGGCACGGGTCCGGAGCTGTATGAACAGGCAGCTGCGGCGGCCGACCAGGTGCTCAACTCGCCCAACTACGACCTCGCGGAGGATTACTTCGCGCCCTTTGCGGCCGACAATGCCGGAAACGACGAAATCATTTTTGCGGCCACTTACAACGCCAAGTCCGGACAGGGCTTTCAGAAGGAGCAGGCGATGCTCCACTACAACCAGCCCTGGAAGGCGGGGCCCTGGAACGGCTTCACCACGATCGCCGACTTCTACAACTCGTACGACAACGTGCCGAACAATGACGTGCGGCAGGACCAGTTTATGACCGGTCTGCAGTACGAGGGTCCGAATCAGGGCTGCGCCGGCGACGACTGCTTCAGCAACCCGAATTCCGCGGACCTCGACGGCGATGGCAACAACATCGTGGAGGCCCGTAACTCGAGTGATCAGATCAACTTCACCCCTAAGATTCCGAGCATCATTCTGGAAGGGGACACGAAGGCGCTCGAACAGCCCGGCGCCCGTCCGATGAAGTTTGAGCTGGACCCGAACGCGTCGGCGTCCAACATGGGGAATGACTTCCCGCTCATCCGACTGGCAGAGATGTACCTGATCAAGGCTGAGGCGCTCACGGCCGCCAATGGCACTCCGACCCCGGCGGCCATGGACGCCTTCAATATGGTGCGGACCCGCACAGGGGCCGACAAGCTCTCCGGATCGCCCTCGGAGCAGGAGATGTATCAGCTCATCCTGCAGGAGCGCGGCTTTGAGTTTCACTTTGAAATGCTGCGCCGACAGGACCAGATTCGGTACGAGTTCGCCCACGGGGGCACACGGGTCGATGAGCCGTACGCTCCGTCCTTCACGGGACCGTGGCGGTTCAAGGAGCCGTCTGATAACTACCGGGCGCTCTTCCCGATTCCGGAAGCCCAAATCAGCGTGAACCCCAAGCTGGAACAGAATCCGGAATACTAA
- a CDS encoding TonB-dependent receptor, protein MSSVLAQEKTVRGTVTDAKSGQTLPGVNVTIQGTQTGTTTNAQGQYEIEVPGPDVTLAFSFVGYRETTVEVGDQTVIDVSLQEDVAQLDQVVVTGYGTQQRRNITGAQASVDVADAVTGQNTSPQDLIQGRVAGVQIISNSGEPGAGMRIRVRGQKSLSASNDPLYVIDGVPISTTNMTPGGADAGGVSSSTDTNPLAMINPQNIESIEILKDASATAIYGSQGSNGVVLIETKSGTSGGIQATYNGKITGGQVSNTLDLLSADEYRQAVDTSLSAQPGASTDWQDQIFRSTLSQSHNLSFSGGTEQTSFRASANYSTQEGVLLDSGLERFSGRINASHSTLEDQLRLNLSLTGVRTNRNHAFFNQGGGFQGGAIKSALSFDPRRPVRNDDGTYFEYLRSVRNPVGLLEQITDNTEQERILGSLSAEADLLENLTLKGTMSADVSNGIRRAYVPKANAVGATVGGSASQNERRLTNIVAQSTLRYNRELFEDHSFQFLGGFEFQRENFKQVGTTVQNFVTDATLYNNLGSGTNILPPFSNKEQVDQIGIFGRLNYNVQDKYLFEATVRRDGSSVFGRNNKFAYFPSASVGWNAAEESFLSGVDGLTQLKLRVSAGISGNQAVPPYESLPLLTPSAGDAGIFGSGEEEVIGVTQVRAASPGLKWEETREVNVGLDFTYGRFDGTVNYYRQYTDDLLLDVRVQQPAPSETVLDNVGAVSNQGVEASLEAYVLDQDDLSLTVGLNASSNRNLVEDLGGRGTIDHGTVSGQGLTDVQAQRLEPGHPIGSFYGPVFVGIENGKEVYEDGEGGTTTDVSQAADQYLGNVVPDISYGFNTRFQYGNFDVSAFFRGEQGRELFNNTAAELTTKSLLGRLNVLEETVNDGTGSGHSPSYSSRWIEDASFFRLDKLTLGYTFPNTTAYNLRNLRVYLSGQNLFVLTPYSGFDPELNTNTSGEGLGFRSLATPSRGIDYTSYPRQRSITFGIEIGI, encoded by the coding sequence GTGAGCAGTGTCCTCGCTCAGGAGAAAACGGTGCGCGGAACCGTGACGGATGCCAAATCGGGACAGACGCTTCCCGGGGTGAACGTCACGATCCAGGGCACGCAGACGGGAACGACGACGAACGCCCAAGGGCAGTACGAGATTGAGGTGCCCGGTCCGGACGTCACGCTCGCATTTTCGTTCGTGGGGTATCGCGAAACGACGGTCGAGGTTGGCGATCAAACCGTCATCGACGTGAGTCTTCAAGAGGACGTCGCGCAACTCGACCAGGTTGTGGTCACCGGATATGGCACCCAGCAGCGCAGAAATATTACGGGCGCCCAGGCCTCGGTTGATGTGGCGGACGCCGTCACCGGCCAAAACACAAGTCCACAGGACCTCATCCAGGGCCGAGTCGCCGGCGTGCAAATCATCTCCAACAGTGGGGAGCCCGGAGCCGGGATGCGGATCCGAGTGCGCGGCCAGAAGTCCTTGAGTGCTAGCAACGACCCGCTGTATGTGATCGATGGGGTCCCCATCAGCACGACGAACATGACGCCGGGAGGAGCGGATGCAGGAGGCGTGAGTTCCTCCACCGACACCAACCCCCTGGCGATGATCAACCCTCAAAACATTGAGTCCATCGAGATCCTGAAGGACGCCTCCGCAACGGCCATCTACGGATCGCAGGGCTCGAACGGGGTTGTGCTTATTGAAACGAAGAGCGGGACGTCCGGCGGGATTCAGGCCACCTATAACGGAAAGATCACCGGCGGTCAGGTCTCCAACACTCTTGACCTTCTGTCGGCCGACGAATACCGGCAGGCCGTCGATACGTCGCTCTCCGCCCAGCCAGGCGCCAGTACGGACTGGCAGGATCAAATCTTCCGCTCGACGCTCTCACAATCCCACAACCTGTCGTTCTCTGGCGGGACCGAGCAGACCTCCTTTCGGGCATCGGCCAATTATTCGACGCAGGAGGGCGTGCTCTTGGACTCGGGGCTCGAACGCTTTTCCGGGCGGATCAATGCCAGCCACTCAACCCTGGAGGACCAGCTCCGCCTGAACCTGAGCCTGACCGGCGTCCGGACGAACCGGAACCACGCCTTCTTCAATCAGGGCGGAGGCTTTCAGGGGGGAGCGATCAAGAGTGCCCTTTCCTTTGACCCGCGACGTCCCGTTCGCAACGACGACGGAACCTACTTCGAGTACCTGCGAAGCGTGCGCAATCCCGTTGGGCTGCTCGAACAGATTACGGACAATACCGAGCAGGAACGGATCCTCGGAAGTCTTTCTGCTGAAGCGGACCTCCTAGAGAACCTGACACTGAAGGGAACCATGAGCGCCGACGTGAGCAATGGCATCCGCCGGGCGTACGTCCCGAAGGCGAATGCCGTTGGGGCAACGGTGGGGGGCAGTGCCAGCCAGAACGAACGCCGCCTCACGAATATCGTGGCCCAGTCAACGCTGCGCTACAATCGGGAGCTGTTTGAGGACCACTCGTTTCAGTTCCTCGGTGGGTTCGAGTTTCAGCGCGAAAACTTTAAGCAGGTCGGCACCACGGTTCAGAACTTCGTGACCGACGCGACCCTCTATAACAACCTCGGGAGCGGAACGAACATTCTGCCTCCCTTCTCAAACAAGGAGCAGGTCGATCAGATCGGCATCTTTGGTCGGCTCAACTACAACGTTCAGGACAAGTACCTCTTTGAGGCGACGGTGCGCCGCGACGGTTCGTCCGTCTTCGGGCGCAATAACAAGTTCGCCTACTTCCCCTCGGCCTCCGTTGGGTGGAATGCTGCCGAAGAGTCGTTCCTGAGCGGCGTGGACGGACTCACCCAGCTGAAGCTCCGGGTGTCGGCCGGCATTAGCGGCAATCAGGCAGTCCCCCCGTACGAGTCGCTTCCGTTGCTGACCCCAAGCGCCGGTGACGCCGGCATCTTCGGGTCCGGAGAAGAGGAAGTGATCGGGGTCACCCAGGTCCGCGCCGCCAGCCCGGGACTGAAGTGGGAGGAGACGCGTGAGGTCAACGTGGGCCTCGACTTCACGTACGGCCGGTTCGACGGCACGGTGAACTACTACCGGCAGTACACCGACGACCTGCTGCTGGACGTGCGCGTGCAGCAGCCGGCGCCCTCGGAAACGGTGCTCGATAATGTTGGGGCCGTGTCGAACCAGGGAGTAGAGGCGAGCCTGGAGGCGTACGTTCTGGACCAGGACGATCTTAGCCTCACGGTGGGCCTGAACGCCAGCTCGAACCGGAATCTGGTTGAAGACCTTGGCGGTCGAGGCACGATCGACCACGGCACTGTGAGCGGCCAGGGCCTGACCGACGTGCAGGCGCAGCGCCTGGAGCCCGGCCATCCCATTGGGTCGTTCTACGGACCGGTGTTCGTCGGTATCGAAAATGGCAAGGAGGTATACGAAGACGGCGAAGGCGGCACGACGACGGACGTGAGCCAGGCCGCAGACCAGTACCTCGGCAACGTGGTGCCCGACATCTCCTATGGATTCAACACGCGCTTCCAGTACGGCAACTTCGATGTTAGCGCGTTCTTCCGCGGCGAACAGGGGCGAGAGCTCTTCAACAACACCGCGGCAGAGCTTACGACGAAGAGCCTGCTGGGACGTCTCAACGTGCTGGAGGAGACGGTCAACGATGGGACGGGCTCAGGCCATTCTCCCTCCTACTCCTCCCGCTGGATCGAGGATGCGTCGTTCTTTCGCTTGGATAAGCTGACCCTGGGATACACCTTCCCGAACACGACGGCGTACAACCTGCGCAATTTGCGGGTGTACCTGTCCGGTCAGAATCTCTTTGTCCTCACGCCGTATAGCGGGTTTGATCCGGAGCTCAATACGAACACCAGCGGCGAGGGACTCGGCTTCCGGAGTCTCGCGACCCCGTCGCGTGGGATCGACTACACCAGCTATCCCCGCCAGCGGTCCATCACGTTCGGCATCGAGATCGGCATCTAG